In Papaver somniferum cultivar HN1 chromosome 1, ASM357369v1, whole genome shotgun sequence, a genomic segment contains:
- the LOC113290355 gene encoding protein MOS2-like, whose amino-acid sequence MKLSFSLNSKSNPKPRFNQEAEKSNDTRHEFVTEFDPTKPIDDKRNKTIIPPLENSWKRTNKMKNLESLTKASATDDPETRFELEAAPTTAEVGDQGFKYGLTLRKKEDDENGDVMVEDNGAKSGGVVTSSIENLMLKKYKEDMENLPEDRGFDEFIDCPVEGYGEALLAGYGWKKGQGIGKNAKEDVQVVQYVRRAGREGLGYEPEINDKKKNGRPLLVAPKGKDGRTRHVVGIDEKLVAAEPKGIFVGRIVRVVNGRHVGLKGKVVKILDDSESTRVILMLLRSETEVTVREAEVAELGSLEEENCLKKLQESKTRGPKDDKRRDDRRRDSSSNGGREIRDLGSSDTREVKKRKTEGETRNAAKHDNSELSQRGKERDEPSWLISHIRVRVVCKKFKGGKLYLKKGEIVDVVDRNVCDIAMDDSKEVIQGVKQDILETVIPRRGGPVLILYGRHKGVFGNLMERDTEKETGVVRDADNHELLNVRLEQIAEYIGDPSHLGY is encoded by the coding sequence ATGAAACTCTCGTTTTCTCTCAATTCCAAATCAAACCCTAAACCTAGATTTAATCAAGAAGCAGAGAAATCAAATGATACCAGACACGAGTTTGTTACTGAATTTGATCCAACAAAACCCATAGATGATAAACGAAACAAAACCATTATCCCTCCACTGGAAAACTCATGGAAACGTACAAATAAGATGAAAAATCTTGAAAGTCTGACAAAAGCTTCTGCTACTGATGATCCTGAAACTCGGTTCGAACTAGAAGCAGCTCCAACTACAGCTGAAGTTGGAGATCAGGGTTTCAAATATGGATTAACTCTAAGAAAAAAGGAGGATGATGAAAACGGTGATGTTATGGTTGAGGATAATGGTGCTAAATCTGGAGGTGTCGTTACTAGTTCTATTGAAAATTTGATGCTGAAGAAATATAAAGAGGATATGGAGAATTTGCCTGAGGATCGTGGATTTGATGAGTTTATCGATTGCCCTGTTGAGGGTTATGGTGAGGCTTTACTTGCTGGGTATGGGTGGAAGAAAGGACAAGGGATTGGAAAGAACGCAAAGGAAGATGTTCAAGTTGTTCAATATGTGAGAAGAGCTGGAAGAGAAGGGTTAGGTTATGAACCTGAAATTAATGATAAGAAGAAAAACGGGCGTCCTCTGCTTGTTGCTCCCAAAGGCAAAGATGGACGGACTCGACATGTTGTTGGTATCGATGAGAAGCTCGTAGCAGCAGAACCCAAAGGAATTTTCGTGGGCAGAATTGTTAGGGTTGTTAATGGGAGGCATGTGGGTTTGAAGGGAAAGGTTGTTAAGATATTAGATGATTCTGAATCTACTAGGGTTATTTTGATGCTATTAAGGAGTGAAACAGAAGTTACGGTGAGagaagctgaagttgcagagtTGGGTTCATTGGAAGAGGAAAATTGTTTAAAGAAGTTGCAAGAGTCGAAGACTCGGGGACCAAAAGATGATAAAAGACGTGATGACAGGAGGAGGGATTCCTCGAGTAATGGAGGTAGAGAAATAAGGGATTTGGGAAGTAGCGATACTAGGGAGGTGAAAAAGAGGAAAACTGAAGGAGAAACACGAAATGCAGCCAAACATGATAATAGTGAATTGAGCCAGAGAGGAAAAGAGAGGGatgaaccgtcttggctgattaGTCACATTAGAGTTAGAGTAGTCTGCAAGAAATTTAAAGGAGGGAAACTGTATCTGAAGAAGGGAGAAATAGTTGATGTTGTTGACCGAAATGTATGTGATATTGCAATGGACGATAGCAAAGAGGTTATTCAGGGTGTGAAGCAGGACATCCTTGAGACAGTGATTCCAAGGCGTGGGGGTCCAGTTTTAATTCTTTATGGAAGACACAAGGGGGTCTTTGGGAATCTTATGGAAAGGGATACAGAGAAAGAAACTGGTGTTGTTCGAGATGCAGATAATCACGAGTTACTCAATGTTCGCCTTGAACAAATTGCAGAGTACATTGGAGATCCGAGTCATTTAGGATATTGA